A window of Hordeum vulgare subsp. vulgare chromosome 5H, MorexV3_pseudomolecules_assembly, whole genome shotgun sequence genomic DNA:
gactattgtacttgctctaaggccACTTTCAATGCATTGATGTTAAGATTAGGTGCTAAGCACATTAAATAGTTTAGCAACTAAAGCCTTCAATGCATAGGTGCTTAGATTGTTGTAGCTAAGCCTCCTTATTTAATGATTTATTAACTAAAGTTGTTCATGTGTTGGTGGATTTCTTTTATTTAAGTGTTTTGCCTAGGTTTACGTGCTTGACGTTGTTTTTTCCCAGGTCACCACATTCATCTCTCTCCTCTAAATTACTTTTACTACATTAGATTTTTCGTCTATATGATAGCCTTAGCACCTATACGAAATGAAGCAttgagagaggcctaagagcaaaACTTCAGATGTATACTGTATTAATGTATTATTTTTTAAGTTGATCCGTTTTAGCTCGCCCAAAGATGTGGTTGTAGCTCCACCACCGTTAGGGAGTTAAACATAGTTGCTCACGAGGTAGctaaggccttgtttggaaccatccagattatacaatctagtttttataatctattatgtctccaaacaggacaaattatggtgtagattataaaaactagatggatagattattaaaaacttatAATCTACTCTACACCAGGTAAAATCGGATTAtgaattgctaatgacccattatcctTGCAAAGTTAAacataattacattcctaccaccgccatcCACCTCTTTTTAAAAAACAGAGGGTAGACGGGTCattattatgcaatgtaaaacctagattacagtttatataatctggtctgcaaacatgtccacctagattttttttataaaccagattatataatttattttcataatctagattatcataatctattatggtttcaaacagggcctaagtagAGACGTGTTAATCCTCCTGCCTCGCACCCCTGATTTCATTTTGAAGTTTTTAACAGATTATGTAAGTACTATCTGAAGTTGAATAAAGCTATATCCCGAAGGCTTTCTTGTAAAAAAATAGCTTGCAATTGTAATAATTTTCTAATAAAAATAAACTGAGACGGACTTTTCATGCTCGTAAATTAAACTTTTAACCCTCAAGAAACACAACTTGCGATGAAAAACGTTTGATTTGCCGAGCATTGAAAATTGAACGTTCACTGGATATCCATGTCCCACTTTTTTGTTTTCAATTCAGTAAACATTCATCATAACTTTGACAAAGTTTCGGACAACAAAGCATATGTTCTTTTTCTTTCAGCCGTACCTGTGGACGTTGCAGCAACGGGCACGCGGAGGTAGAGCGTCTGGCCGGGCGCGCCGATCATCTGTGCGTCGACGAGTTCCCCTGCCCACACCAGGCACCGCAGCTGCCGCGCGCTGCTGCTGTGCAGGTCGACGTACGCGTAGGCCACGCACGAGCAGCTGCCGGCGCACCTCGCCGCGCACTCCTCCGGGCTCCGGTTGCCGGCGTCGAGCGAGAAGTTGTCCGGCACCTTCATGCTCCGCATCTCCAGGAAACcatgcccgccgccgccgcacggCGGGAGCGCCTGCGTTCTCCGGCAGCCCTGCTCGAACCTGCCGGCGCTCCAGTCCGCCGGTATCGCCGGCTCGAACCCATCGAGGCACTTGCACGACGGCGGGGCCGCCGTGGCGTCGCAGTACCCGTACGCGCCGCAGCGGCCATAGGTGGTGCACCCGCTGGACGGCCACGACTGGAGCGTGTCCCAGGCCGACGCGGTGCCGTTCCATCTGAGGAGCTGGAACGTGCCGGAGCTGGTCACCACGTACCGCGTGGGCGTCGGGCTGCCGGACACTGTGAAGGTGATGGAGATCTCCTCCTCGGTGCCCACGACCACTATCGCCGTGTTGATGACCATGCCGGCGCTGACGATGGTCCCGGACGCGGCGTACCCCGTCCAGACGGGGGTGCGCGAATAGAGCCGCGTGCGGTTCCACATGAGCAGCTGCAGCGACGTGACGGGGTCCAGGCCGCAGGAGAAGGGGCCCGGCGCCGGGTCGCGGGGGGATGTCCAGGACACGATCCAGTCACGCCTCTCCGTCCGGCGGCTCAGCCGGGCCTTCATCCCCGGCATGAACGTGTCCGTCGGGTGGTCGAAGCTCTGCCACACCACCGTGCCGTTCGGCAGCAGGATGAGCAGGTTGCCGTCGTTCCCGAGCTCGGCTGGCGCCGGCTGCGAGGACGATGTGCCCACGCCGGGCGTGGTCCAGAGCACGCTGCCGTCGGCGTCGGACAGGACGAGGCTGGAGTCGTTGGCCAGCGCGAGCGTAGGCTCTCCGGCGGCTGGGGCGTCCCGGTTGGCCACCCAGACGACGGTTTGAGGCCCGGGGATGCTGTGGTACCATATGCCGAGGTACCACCGTCTCGCGGGAGCGGCGGGTGAGTCGTCCGGGGAGAAGAAGCCGAGGGCGAAGTCGCCGCTGTCGGACACGATGGTATCCCGGGCGAGGAGCTTGTCCCCGACGGCCAGCTGGTCCTCGGCCGACATGCACGGGAGgcaggcggcgacgacggcgaggacgaGGACGGCAGCGGAACGTGGCGGCAGGTCCATTGAGCAAATTCAAGGTGCGTGCAGGCACTTCGTGAGGGCAGTGCATGAACCTTGTTGCTCTTGGCTGCAATGCAAGGCGACGTAGCCACACCACACGATGGCGCGACTTTGTGAAGTCATACGACTGACTAGTGCTCTTCGGCATGCATTGCACCCATGGTGAACTGGTCCGGTCTCCGGTGTGTGCGCGTCATACGTACGCGCCGTCTTAGTTCTACAACGACAGTTGAGCCAGAGGGGTCGTCTACGGGAAATTATTACGGAAGTAACGCACAGACCTCTCTCCACCACAAGCTGGGGTGGCGTGCCGCTACAGTGCACTCT
This region includes:
- the LOC123451887 gene encoding G-type lectin S-receptor-like serine/threonine-protein kinase B120, which gives rise to MDLPPRSAAVLVLAVVAACLPCMSAEDQLAVGDKLLARDTIVSDSGDFALGFFSPDDSPAAPARRWYLGIWYHSIPGPQTVVWVANRDAPAAGEPTLALANDSSLVLSDADGSVLWTTPGVGTSSSQPAPAELGNDGNLLILLPNGTVVWQSFDHPTDTFMPGMKARLSRRTERRDWIVSWTSPRDPAPGPFSCGLDPVTSLQLLMWNRTRLYSRTPVWTGYAASGTIVSAGMVINTAIVVVGTEEEISITFTVSGSPTPTRYVVTSSGTFQLLRWNGTASAWDTLQSWPSSGCTTYGRCGAYGYCDATAAPPSCKCLDGFEPAIPADWSAGRFEQGCRRTQALPPCGGGGHGFLEMRSMKVPDNFSLDAGNRSPEECAARCAGSCSCVAYAYVDLHSSSARQLRCLVWAGELVDAQMIGAPGQTLYLRVPVAATSTGGNAVKIAVPVAACVLVLTCIFFAWFWRFRGNFTDKRRKTESQKKLMTGSANTPSEVGEGDHTGDLEFPSLRFADIVAATGNFSKTFMIGRGGFGNVYKGTLDGGHVVAVKRLSKDSDQGAEEFKNEAILIAKLQHRNLVRLLGCCTEGAEKLLIYEYLPNKGLDAILFDSARKSVLDWSTRLGIIKGVARGLLYLHQDSRLTVIHRDLKASNVLLDAEMRPKIADFGMAKIFGDNQVKANSKRVVGTYGYIAPEYSTEGVFSVKSDVYSFGVLLLEIVSGVRISTTSGIMEFPSLIVYAWHLWREGKAGKLVDPSMAESCLQDEALLCIHVGLLCVEDDPSRRPLMSSVVSILENGSASVVLASASLPEPNKPGYVGMMEEKTQRSDLENSRNTIAMTVLQGR